The segment TTTATCAATTACTGGGGTATGAAAACCTCGGCTACCTTTGAACTGATTGTGACCATTGTGGCTCTAGTCGGCCTGGTGCTTTACTGGGCGCTGGCGCTGCCGCATTTTGAACTGTCCAGACTCACGGCAGAGCCCATGCTGCCTAACGGCATGAGTGGTGTGATGGCGGCAGTTCCCTTTGCCATCTGGTTTTATCTGGCCATTGAGGGGGGCGCTATGTCGGCGGAGGAAATGGTCAATCCTCAGAAGGATATATCGATAGGCTTCCTGAGCGGTATGGGCACACTGATGGTGATGGCTTTCGCCACGCTGCTGCTAACAGCCGGCATTACCGACACCAAGCTTGTTGATTCCATTGATTTTCCGCTGCCCATGGCGCTGTCCGGCATTTATGGCGAAGGGTCCTTTATTGTACTGCTAATTAACTTTATCGGATTGTTTGGTCTGATTGCCTCGCTGCATGGCATTATTTTCGGCTATTCCCGCCAGACCTATGCGATGGCCCGAACCGGCTATCTTCCCAAGTTTCTGGCTTATGTCCATCCAAAACACCGGACGCCTGTCTGGGGTCTGATTGTTCCAGGTATGATCGGCTTAGGCGCCGCTCTGACCGGATTAACCAATGTGGTTATTATCATATCGGCCTTTGGCTCGGTAGTGATGTATATTATCAGCCTGGTAAGTCTGTTTGTGCTTCGTTCGCGGGAACCGGAACTGAAGCGCCCCTTTAAAGTATCTTATCCGATTGTTCCCCTGATCAGTATTGCCATGGCCATATTTTGTCTGGGCAGCCTGCTGTATACTTCCAGCGAGGCGCTAACCTGGGTATGCGGCGTGTATGTTGTTTCCATCATTTATTACTTCATCTGGGGGAATAAAAATATCCGTCCCTTTGAAGAAGAATTCGGCGTACTGGATGAATTGGATTAATCTAACCGCCAGCCGAGTATCGCTGCGTATTGACAGGATAAAATAGAATATGGTTAACTAAGTGATAAATATAAGTAGTTGTGTGTAAGTGGTTGCGGCGGAGGATAAAGTCATGGTTAAAATAACGGGATTGCTGCGTGAGTTATGTCTGGAGTATACGTACCTGACAGAACCGGATATTGTGATTCTGGAAAATATAGCGGGTCAGCTGGACATAACCGCTGAACTGACAGGGACGGATGTTTTCATTGATGCCCTGTGCAGGAACAGCAGCGACTCAATTGTATTGGCCTGGGCTCATTCTTCCGCCAACCGTTCTTTGTACAACCGCAGCGTGGTCGGTCAATTGGCCTATGCGGAGAAAGAGCCGGCTGTGTATAAAGCACTGACCGGCGGGCAAATTATGCGGGATATCCGCGGCATTAGCCAGGAAGGGGTGCCGATTGCCCAGACGGTTGTGCCGGTTACCAATCTGGCGAAACACGTGATTGGCGTATTGATCATGGAAAAGGATATTTCGGAAGAAATACGGCAGGAGGAACAGGTTCAATTTTTAAGTCAGACGGCGGAGCACCTGAGCCGGACTTTGATGGACTTCACCACGACAGGCTGGGGCTGGGAAGAATGGCTGGGCAGTGGCATTTTCGTGCTTGATCAGGCCGGAGCCATTACCTATACCAATAAGCATGCCGAACGCATGCTGGAGGTATTGTGCGGTGCCGGGGAACTGAAAGAAAACCTGATTACCGCCTTGTCCTACGGTTCGCTGGAGGAACTGGTGGAGGGCTTGAAAAAGGCGGTCAACCTGGAATTTGGCCATGTCAGTTACTTGTGTCAGGCCCATCCTCTGGTTACGGACGGGGAGCTAAGCGGCTGTGTGGTATCGGTACAGGATGTGACCGAGCTGCGGCAAAAGGAAAAGGAACTGGATGTAAAAAGTGCGGTCATTCAGGAAATTCATCACCGGGTTAAAAATACGCTGCAAAACGTAGTATCGTTGCTGCGTCTGCAGATGAACCGCTCCCGCTCGGAAACGGTTCAGAGTGAGTTTGCCACCTGTGTCAACCGCATTCTTTCCATTTCCCGGGTTCATGAGGTGCTGGCCCGGCAATCCTGGGAAACTGTCGATTTGAAGGAACTGGCCGAATACATCGTATCTAACATCGTTGCCGGCTACAGTCTGGCTGAACAGGAGATTGTTACCCAGGTGGAGGGAGCATCCATTATGATACCGGCGCAGCAGAGCGTGCCGGTAGCGCTGGTACTAAATGAATTGGTGACCAACAGCCTGAAGCACGGGATCAAGACTGAGACAGACGGTGAAATCCGGGTAAGCATTTGGGAAACGGCCGGCTGTATTACCATTCAGGTGATTGACAGCGGCGCCGAGACGGTGCTGAAGCAGTTGCCGGCAGGCAATAAGCTGGGCCTCTATATTGTCCAGTTGCTTATTTGCGATCAACTGGGCGGTTCATTTTCCCTCAGCCGGCAGCACGGCTCAACAGTTGCGACCATATCTTTTCTTTCAGGTGGAAAGGAGCAGACAGTGTGAAACCATTATCCATATTGCTGGCCGAAGATGAAGTACTGATCCGGGTAGATATTAAGGAGATGCTGGAGAAAGCGGGCCATATTGTCTGCGCCGAATGCGGCGATGGAATGAGGGCTATCGAACTGGCCAAACAGACAGCGCCGGAGCTGGTCATTCTGGATGTGATGATGCCGGGGCTGGACGGGATCGAGACAGCCAAGGTGATGCACAGTCTCAACATACCGGTGGTTATGGTAACGGCCTACAGTCAGCCTAATACGATCAAACGGGCGGAAGCTGTCCATGTGTACGGTTATCTGATTAAGCCGGTATCGGAAAAGAATTTGCTGGCTACCGTACAAATCGCCTATGGACGCTGGCAGGATATGTGTCAGGTCCATCAGGAACTGCAGGCCACCAAGGAGCAGCTGGAAAACCAGAAGCTGATCGCCCGGGCCAGAGCGTTTGTCCAGGACCGGCTGAACCTTTCGGCCCAGGAGGCGCATAACCGGATGCTCCGGGAGGCCATGCGGCATCAGGTGACGGTAGCCCAAATTGCCCGGCGGATTATTGATCGGGAAAAGAAATGAAATGAAGTAAAAGGGAATAAGTTGGCAAAAGAGCCTGTAGAAAAAGCTGTCCCTGGGGCGGTCTTTTTTAGCAGCTCTTTTTTTATTGCAGGCAAGGAAAAGAGTATTTGCCGGCTCTTGCCGACAGCGGTAAAAATGCCTGCCGGGGGAGTAGCCGGAAAAGACCGGGGAGGAAGCGCTATGCAAGACCTGATAAGTGTTGGTATTGATGTGGGAACTACCACAACGCAGCTTATTTTCAGCCGGATCAGGGTGCAAAATACGGCGGCGCCCTGGATGATCCCGGAGCTGAAAATTACCGGAAAGGAGGTTATTTATCAAAGTCCGGTTTATTTTACGCCGCTGCTGGCGACGGATACTATCGACGCGGCAGGTTTGCAGGACATGATTGCCGGAGAATACAAAACGGCCGGCTTTCACAAGGAGGAGGTTTCTACCGGTGCCGTTATCATTACCGGCGAAACGGCCCGTAAAGAAAACGCGGCAGAAGTGGCGCTGGTACTGGCGGAATTTGCCGGAGATTTTGTCGTGGCCACCGCCGGTCCTGATCTGGAGGCCGTATTGGCCGGCTGTGGAGCCGGCGCCCAAGAGGCGTCAAAGCGATTGTCCGGAAGGGTTATGAACATGGATATCGGCGGAGGTACCAGTAATGGAGCGGTGTTTTGGGAGGGCGAAGTGGTAGACGCGTTTGCCCTGGATATTGGCGCCAGGCTGATTCGCTTTGACAGTGAGGGAAGGGTGACGCATATCGCGGAGCGGATTAAACCGCTGTTGGCTGTTCTGGGCGTACCGCTTGCCTTTGACCGGATACCGGAACTGGCTGAGTTACGGCAGGTGACCGATGCCCTGGCCGATGTCTTTTGGCGGCTTCAACAGCAGCATCCTTTGCCGCCGGAAACCCGGGAACTGTTTATTCACCACCCTCACCAGGGGCTGGCCGTAGAACATATGCTGTTTTCCGGTGGTGTGGCCGAGGACATTTATGATAGCCAGGGACCTGACAGAGACAAAGAACTGTTTCGCTTCCAGGATATCGGTCCGTTGCTTGGCAGGTCGATTCGGGATAAATATTGGGAAAAGGGGACACCTCTCCTGGAGCCTAAGGAAAAAATCCGGGCCACTGTTATCGGGGCAGGCAGTCATGCCTTTACTATAAGCGGCAGTACGGTGTTTTTGACGGAGGATTTGCTGCCGCTTAAGAATGTGCCGATTGTCAGACCCTTTGCCGGAGTGGAAGACCTGGACGGACTGGGCGCGGCGATTGCTTTTCAGATCAGGCTGTACGGCGACGAGCAGGTGGCCATTGCATTTTCGGGGCCCCGGTCGCCCTCCTACCGGCAGATACAGGCGATGGCTGCCGACATTGTTGAGGGAATGAGCTTGAGTACCAGACCGCTCGTCGTTATTGTAGAACACGATTTTGCCAAAGCGTTGGGGCAGGCGCTGCGCGGCCTGGTGCAAGGAACGAAGAAAATCCTTTGCCTGGACGGGATTCGGGTAAAGGGCGGTGACTATGTGGATATAGGAAACCCGGTGGCCCAGGCCGTGCCGGTTATTGTAAAAACCTTGATTTTTAGCTGACAAAAGAGGTGCGCTATGCTGTTGAGAACAAAATTATTTGGAAAGACCTATCGCTTTAAAGACGTAAAAGAAGTGCTGGCTAAAGCCAACGAGGAAAAATCCGGCGATCAGCTCGCGGGTATTGCGGCGGCCGATATGGCGGAGCGGGTTGCGGCGAAGGTGGTGCTTGCCGAGCTGACGCTGGAGGATTTAAGAAACAATCCGGTGGTGCCCTATGAGGAAGATGAGGTCACCCGGGTGATTCAGGACGCCGTGGTAGTCGAAGAATATAACAAGATCAAAGCGATGACGGTTGGTGATTTCCGGGAATTCATTCTTAAGGCCGAAGGACAGACGCTGCAGTCCGTCAGCAGCGGATTAACGGCGGAAATGATAGCCGGTGTGGCAAAATTGATGAGTAATTTGGACCTGGTCTATGGGGCCAGAAAAATAGAAAATACGGCGACCTGCAATACGACGATCGGCCGGAAAGGGACGTTTTCTTCCCGGCTTCAGCCCAATCATGCCACTGATGATATTGAGGGAATTATGGCCTCTGTGATGGAAGGGATCAGCTATGGCATCGGTGACGCTGTTATTGGACTCAATCCGGTGGTTGATACGGTAGAAAGCATTTCGCTCATTCTACGCAAATTCAAAGAATTTATGCTTACCTGGGATATACCGACGCAAAACTGCGTATTGGCCCATGTAACCACTCAGATGGAAGCGCTGAAGCAGGGAGCGCCAATGGATTTGATGTTCCAGAGTATTGCCGGCTCGCAAAAGTCAAACGAAGCGTTCGGCATTCATATGGCCTTGATGGATGAGGCCTATCAATTGATGGGGCAGCGAAAGAGTTCGACCGGCAGCAATTATATGTATTTTGAAACAGGTCAGGGTTCGGAGCTTTCCTCAGAGGGGCATCATCAGGCTGATCAGGTGACGATGGAGGCCCGGTGCTATGGTTTTGCCAGAAGGTATAAACCGTTCCTGGTCAATACGGTGGTAGGCTTCATTGGTCCTGAATATTTGTATGACGGCAAACAGGTCATCCGGGCTGGCCTGGAAGATCACTTTATGGGTAAACTAAGCGGGCTGCCGATGGGAGTGGATGTTTGCTATACCAATCATATGAAGGCTGACCAGAATGATCTGGAAAATCTGGCACTTTTGCTGGCTTCTGCTGATTGCACTTATTTTATGGGAATCCCCGGTGGCGACGATGTCATGCTTATGTACCAGACGACCAGCCATCACGATGTGGCGGCTATCCGGGAGATTACCGGTAAAGGTCCCATCGCCGAGTTTGCCGCCCGGATGGAGAGCCTTCGGATAATGAGAGGCAACCGACTGACCGAACGGGCCGGTGACCCGTCAATATTTATGATTCCGGGGTGAGAAGGATGAAACAGGATGAAATTCAGGATATTGCCGCCATAGATTATACCGACAGGGTGACCATTGACCAGCCTTATGATTATGAAATCTGCCGGCGGATGAAAAAAACGACCAATTCCCGAATTTGCATCGGCCGGGCCGCCGACCGGTTTAAAACGGAAACGCTGCTCCGGTTCCGGGCCGACCATGCCGTGGCCGTCGATTCGGTATGGTCCGATGTGGATGAAGCCTTGATCGATGAGTTAGGGTTTTTTAAAGTACAAACACTGGTGCGCGATAAGGAAGAGTATATTACCAGGCCGGACCTGGGACGGCTGTTTTCCGAAGAAACACTGCAAAGGGTAAAGAATAGCTGCGTAGCGGCGCCGGAGGTGCAGATTCTCGTTGCCGATGGACTAAGCTCCCATGCTATTACCGCCAATATCGGGGATATCTATCCGGTTATTGTCGATGGACTGACGGCGGAGGGCTACCGCTTGGGAACGCCAATTTTTATTAAATATGGCCGGGTGGCTACCATGGATAAAATAAGCCAGGCCCTCGCCGCAAAGGTGACCATTCTGCTGATCGGGGAACGGCCCGGACTGGCTACCGGCGAAAGCATGAGCTCATACCTGGCCTATGAAGCAAGCCCTCTTAAGCCCGAGCATCAACGCAACGTGATCTCCAATATCTATAAGAAAGGCACGCCGCCGGTGGAGGCCGGGGCGCAAATTGTGCAAATGGCCTGTTTGATGATGAAAGAGAAAAAGAGCGGTATTGAACTTAAGCTGTAGGAGAGAAAAGATGGAAATCAGAAGGATTATTTTGCTTGCCTTTTTCATTGGATTAAGCTATATGGGAGCGGCGGTTAAAATATTAGGCACCATCGCATTTGATTCCATGCCGGCTTTTTTAGCCGCCTTACTGCTAGGGCCGGCGGGCGGCGCTGCGGTCGGGGCGGCCGGTCACTTTTTCACAGCCGCGTTATCGGGTTTTCCGTTGACCTTGCCGGTGCATGTTCTAATTATGGGCGAGATGGCGTTGGCCGCTGCGGCTGTGAGCTGGATCTACCGCCGGCTGCGGGAACAGCCGCGGGCCAAACGAGTGGCCGGTATGGCTGCAGTGGCGGCCGGTTGCCTGATTAACGGCCCCCTGTCATTGCTGCTGTTATACCCCTGGCTGCTGCCAGTCATGGGGCGGGCGGCGCTGTTAGCTTATCTGCCGGTGCTGACCGCCGCAGCTTTGATGAATATCGGACTGGCCTTCGGTTTACTCCGGGTTTTGCCGGGTTTTGTCAAAGTGAATGGGAAGGCAGGCAGCAACTGTGAAGATTGAAAAAGTCCGGGATCTTACCCTGATCGAGCTGGAAAAGGGAAGCACTTTAGTGATTGCCTGCGATAGCTGCGGTGGTATCGGATTAAAGGACTGCGATGTATTGAAGGTGCCGCCGGAGGTGACCGGCAGATATACGGCCCGGGTCGTCCTGCTGGAGGTGTTATGTGCGGGAGCCCAAGTCGTATGTCTGGCCAATGCGGTTTGCAACGAGATGAAGCCTACCGGGCATGCTGTCATCCGGGGTATTCAGGCCGAACTCGAACTGGCGGAAATTGAGCAGGTGGTACTGACCGGCAGTACGGAGGAGAATTTCGCCACCTTTGCCACCGGTCTTGGCGTTACAGCGGTCGGGGTGGTTGAAACTGCCCGGCTGCGGGTCAAGCGCTGCCGGGCCGGCCTAACCGTTGTGGCAGTGGGAGCGCCCCTGGTCGGCGAGGAAGTGCTGCAGGCGCAGCTTGTGGGCTATTGCACCATCCGGGAGTTGCTTGCCCACCCTGGCGTGTATGAAATGGTACCGGTGGGTTCAAAAGGTATCCTGGCCGAAGCAGAGCTGTTGGCTGCCTGCCATGAACTGACGTTTATTCCGGAGCAGGCGGTACAGATTGACATGAAAAAATCGGCGGGGCCGAATACGGTAATTCTGGCAGCGGTGGATGAACGGTTTTTGGCAAGGCCTGTCCGGCATGCCGCCCTGGAAGTTATCGGAGAGTTGGCAGCAAAGCAGTGAGACAGAAAAAAATAAACAATGCTCGCAGGCAAGGCCCTGGTGGGGACCGCAACATGGTGTCCGGCCAGGGCTTTTTTTCGTAGAATAGGCGAAAAATAAGTGAGAAAAAAGTGAAAATAACCTATTGCAATTTTCTAAAAACTATATTAAGATTAAAACAAGATAACAAAAGTTACTAATCGTCACATATGTGACGGTGAAGCGGCTCACACAGAAAGGGTATGGTTATGCTTCCTGTAGATAAGCGACTATTGATTAAAGTAGCGCAGATGTATTATCTGGAGAATAAGAATCAGCATGAAATTGCCGCCCGATTCGGCATTAACCGTACTACTGTCAGCAAGTATCTGAAAAAAGCCATGTTGGCCGGTCTGGTGCAGATATCGATTGTCAACGACGAGTATGAAGACCTGGAAAACCAACTGGAGAAAACCTTTGGTTTGAAGGAAGCCTATATTGTGGATAAGGCCGCTGACTTGGGTAAGGCGGGCATCCGGTTTTTGCGGCGGGTGATTACCGACGGTGATATTGTCGGCTTTGCCTGGGGCAAGACGATGGCCTCCGTGGCTGATGCGGCTATGACGGAAGCCTGTGACCCAGTAGGCGCCGATATGATTCCCCTGGTGGGCGGCCCGGAGAATGTGGACAGTGAATATCATGTCAACACGATTACCTATAAAGTTGCCAATGCCTTTAAGGCCAAGAGCCACTATTTGTATGCGCCGGCTATTGCCGGTTCGGTCGAGGCCAAGGAGATCATGACTCAGGATGCCAACTGCCGTAAGGTCATTGATCTGTGGGAGCGGGTCAGCATTGCCGTTGTCGGTGTCGGTACGCCGCTAAGACATTCCAATCTGGTCTGGTCAGGGACTTTTGGTAAAGAATATGTTGACGCTTTACAGGAGGCCGGCGTGGTGGGTGATGTTTGCTCCCGCTTCTACGATGTGGAAGGCCGGCTGGTTGACACGGTACTAACCGACCGTACCATCGCCATCGACCTGGAGACGCTGAAGAAGGCGAACTACTCTGTCGGTGTAGCCGCCTCGCCGGAAAAGGTGCCGGCCATTTACGGTGCTTTAAGGGGACGGTTTATGAATGTGCTGATCGCCGATGCAGCTACCGCCAGATTATTGCTAGCCTTCCGGCCGGAAAGACATAATCCGGGCAGCGGCTGAATATATAGGGAGTAAGGGAGCTTTCATAGACTGAGTTCTTTTGCGCTTTTTGCTACCGGGAGACAAAGACAACGCGGGCAGGAGGGGGTTGCTTTGGCCAACAAAATGAAAACGCTGCAACCGGGCGACAAGATATACAGTTTATTCGAGTACAAGGAAGTCCTGATACGCGGTAAGGCGGAGCAGTTTCTGATCAAGATTGAGAAGGTTCCTAATGAAGATAAGGACATAAATGAAAAGACATTTTGTCAGCATGTAAGAGCCATGGGCTAAGCACTGATTGCTTATCTCATGGCTTTTTATTATTTACCTCCGGTTTTTTTATGGAGGCATTCTATGTGTGGAAAGTGGAGGAATGATCATGTCAAAAGTTGCATTAGTAGTAGGTGGCGGCCGGGGGCTGGGCTCCCACTTAAGCCGCCGGATGGCTAAAGAAGGTTATGCGGTAGCCGTTGCCGATCTGGTGGAAGAAAACGCGCAGCAGGTGGCGGCCGCTCTGACGGCGGACGGATACCGGGCGATGGCTGTTAAGGTCAATGTCTGTTCCGAAACCGAGATTAAAACCATGGTAGGTCAGGTAGTCGGGGAGCTGGGAAAAATTGATTCGTTGATTTATAATGTGGGGGCAACCATCAGTGCTAAAATTACCGAGTTTGAGCTTAAAAACTTTCAATTTTTGCTGGATGTCAATCTAACGGGCTATTTTCTCTGTGCCCGGGAAGTGGCCAAGGTCATGATTGCGCAGGGCATCCAGGGCTCGATCATTGTAATTAATTCCAAAACAGGCAAAGTGGGCAGTAAGTTCAATCCCGGCTATTCGGCGGCTAAATTCGGCGCTGTCGGTCTGACGCAGAGCCTGGCGCTGGACCTGGCGGAACACAAAATCCGGGTAAACTCCATGATGCTGGGCAACATGCTCAATTCGGAAATGTTTGAAGGGCTGATTCCGCAGTATGCCATTAAGCTCGGCATTCCTGAGTCGGAAGTGAAAAAGGCTTATATGGAAAAAGTACCGTTAAAACGGGGCTGTGAAGTAGAGGATGTGGCCAATGTCGTAGCTTTCTATTCATCCGAACAAGCCTGTTATCTGACCGGCCAGGCAATCAACATAACCGGCGGACAGGTGATGCATTAGTAAAGGAGGGGAAGGGCCTATGTGGAAACTATTCTTGCTGGCGGCGGGGCTGTGGGGGTTACAAGGTTTGCTGGGCTTTTATCAGATGAAGCACTTTAACAGCCATTTTAAAGCGCTAAGGCAGCAGGGAAGAGTGGTGGTCGGCCGTTCTAAAGGCCGGTTTGTCGCCGGCGTGGTGGTGCTGTTCTGTCTGGACGGGCAGGGACGAATTATCAAAGCGGAAAGGATGGCCGGCGTATCCAGCTTTGCCCGGCTGCGGTCCTTTTCCCTGTTTGATGGTTGTGACTTGTTTAATCTGCCGGACAATCCGGTCGGGGCATCCGGGCCGGATAAGCAAACCTGGAAGGCTGTTCTAAACGCGGTGGAAAACTACCGGTCGTTTATGGAAGCAAATAACCACGCAAGCAGGGAGGTGAAGCCGGCCGCAGGTGAACAAGTAACTGCCTAACCGTAATCATACAATATGAATTCAGAAGGAGAGAAGAATGGTATGGATACTCTAATTTGGCTCGCGACAGGTTTTATCGGTATGTTTGATGCCGGCGCCAAGGTATTCGTCGGTATGTTTTCCGGAATTGTTCCTAAATTAATCATGCTGCTGGTGGCGATGAATGCGCTCATCCGCTTTGTCGGACAGGAAAAGGTGGAGAAGCTGGCTCATATGTGCGGCGGCAATCCGCTTTCCCGTTATCTGATTCTGCCGGTAGTTGGCACCTTTTTCTTCTGCAATCCGATGACCTTATCCTTAGGCAAATTCATGCCGGAAAAATACAAACCCAGCTATTATGCGGCCGGCTCCTTTTCCTGCCACACGCTGAACGGTCTGTTTCCCCATGTTAATCCCGGTGAACTGTTTGTTTTCCTGGGCATTGCTGCCGGTATCACCCAGTTGGGTCTGCCTACCGTTGATCTGGCTGTCCGTTACTTCCTGGTGGGTGTGGTGACCAACTTTTTCCGGGGCTGGGTTACCGACTTTACGACAGCCTATGTGGAGAAACAGCAGGGTATCCAGCTCAAAACCGAGGTTACCACAACACAATCGGGGCTAAACGCCTAGAAGGGAGCAAACAAAGATGGCAAACTATCATTCGATAACCGTTACAGCCGGCAGAGGCGGCTTCGGAGGACCTTTAGTGATTACGCCTGATGAAACCAAAAATAAAGTGGTCAATATTACCGGCGGGGTTATATCGCCGGTGGCGCAGCGGATTGCCGAACTGAGCGGCTGCACGCTGGTGGACGGGTTTAAAACCAAAGTGCCTGATCAGGAAATTGCCTGCGTCATTATCGATTGCGGCGGCACACTGCGCTGCGGCATTTATCCGCAAAAACGCATTCCCACTATCAATCTGATGCCGTCCGGCCCCAGCGGCCCTTTGGCCGAGTATATTAAAGCAGACATTTACGTGTCGGACGTCAAAGAGGACAATGTACAGCAAAGCGGCGAAGGGGTGCAGGCGCCGGTCTACCAGACAGCGCCGGTCAAACAGCCGAAATATGACACCAGCAAAAAGATCAGCCAGCAAAGCGGCGGTTTCATGGCTAAGATCGGCAAATTTATGGGCTCGATTACCGGCACGTTTTATCAGGCCGGCCGGGACACTATCAATACCATTATGCGGACTATCCTACCCTTCATGGCCTTTGTCTGCATGCTGATTGGCGTGGTGTTGAGCACCGGTGTGGGCGATGCCTTCGCTAAAATGCTGACGCCGCTGGCCGGCACGGTACAAGGTCTGTTGCTCCTATCGGTGATTTGCTCCTTCCCGCTGCTCTCTCCATTCCTCGGGCCAGGGGCGGTTATTGCCCAGGTTATCGGTGTTCTGGTGGGCGTGGAAATTGGCAAGGGAACCGTTCCTCCCCATCTGGCTTTGCCGGCGCTGTTCGCTATCAACTCTCAGGCAGCCTGCGACTTTATTCCGGTAGGCCTGGGGTTGGCGGAAGCCGAGGCGGAAACGGTGGAAGTCGGCGTGCCGTCGGTGCTGTATTCCCGGTTTATTACCGGTCCGACTACGGTATTTATCGCCTGGCTGGCAAGCTTCGGGTTGTATTCCAATTAGTTTAGAATGTCAATATGGCAATGAAGGTAGCAGGTTTATACCTTCATTGCCATTTTTATCGGAATGAGCATATAGATTGGGAGGATGGTTTCAATGTCACTCGTGTATCAGACTAGGGTTACGGGAATTGGCGAACTGGCGGCGGTTTTTTCCGGTGAAAAAATGATTATTCTGTTCAAGGATAATGCGCCGGAGGAATTGGCTGACTATTGCATCCTGCACAGCGGCAATACTATGTATGGATCAATTCAGGCCGGTGACTGGCTGCGGATTGGCGATAAGGAATTTCGCATTACGTTTGTCGGCGACGAAGTGGAGCAGAATCTTAGCAATTTGGGACATATTACGCTCCGGTTTGACGGACAGACGGACGGCCTGGGCGGCAGTGTGTATCTGGAAGACAGTGAACTGCCGCAGCTTCAGGTGGGAGATTGCATTTCCGTCGCAAGGAAATAAGGCAGTCGGGCGAAAAAAATTCTCGCCGGCCCGGTACGCTTATTTAATTAGCAGGGTTTCTGGTTCAAGGTCCGAATCTTTAATCTTAAAAGGAGTGATGAGGGACCGATGAAAACCAGAGCACTTAGACTGTATGGAAAACAGGATTTACGTTTAGACGAATTTGAACTGCCCCCATTGCGGGACGATGAAATATTGGCCAGAGTAATTACCGACAGTGTATGCATGTCGACCTATAAGACGGTGCTGCAGGGGAGCGAGCACCGTAGGGTTCCCAAGGATATTGCGAAAAATCCCATCATTGTCGGCCATGAATGCTGCGGCGAGATTCTGGCTGTGGGGAAGAAATGGCAGGCTAAGTACAAGGCAGGCGGCAGGTTTGCCATTCAGCCTACGCTGAACTATCAGGGAAGCCCTTTCGGACCCGGGTATTCATACCGGTTTGTCGGCGGCAATGCGACCTATATCGTGATTCCCAACGAAGTGATGGAAATGGACTGTCTGCTCAATTTTAAAGGCGACGCCTATTTTAAGGGATCGCTGGCCGAGCCATTGTCTTCCATTGTGGCTGCCTGCAAGGCCAGCTACCATACGGTGGAAGGCAGCTACCG is part of the Propionispora hippei DSM 15287 genome and harbors:
- the eat gene encoding ethanolamine permease, encoding METSMKCEAAPVAPVEDVKLTRVLKPVHLWALAVGLVISGNYFGWSYGFAAGGAVGLALALIPVTIFYVTFILSYSELATAIPHAGGPSAYARRGLGKFWGYMNGISCLIEFVFAPPAIALAVGGYIHNMLPGIPVLTATVIAFLLFIFINYWGMKTSATFELIVTIVALVGLVLYWALALPHFELSRLTAEPMLPNGMSGVMAAVPFAIWFYLAIEGGAMSAEEMVNPQKDISIGFLSGMGTLMVMAFATLLLTAGITDTKLVDSIDFPLPMALSGIYGEGSFIVLLINFIGLFGLIASLHGIIFGYSRQTYAMARTGYLPKFLAYVHPKHRTPVWGLIVPGMIGLGAALTGLTNVVIIISAFGSVVMYIISLVSLFVLRSREPELKRPFKVSYPIVPLISIAMAIFCLGSLLYTSSEALTWVCGVYVVSIIYYFIWGNKNIRPFEEEFGVLDELD
- a CDS encoding sensor histidine kinase, whose protein sequence is MVKITGLLRELCLEYTYLTEPDIVILENIAGQLDITAELTGTDVFIDALCRNSSDSIVLAWAHSSANRSLYNRSVVGQLAYAEKEPAVYKALTGGQIMRDIRGISQEGVPIAQTVVPVTNLAKHVIGVLIMEKDISEEIRQEEQVQFLSQTAEHLSRTLMDFTTTGWGWEEWLGSGIFVLDQAGAITYTNKHAERMLEVLCGAGELKENLITALSYGSLEELVEGLKKAVNLEFGHVSYLCQAHPLVTDGELSGCVVSVQDVTELRQKEKELDVKSAVIQEIHHRVKNTLQNVVSLLRLQMNRSRSETVQSEFATCVNRILSISRVHEVLARQSWETVDLKELAEYIVSNIVAGYSLAEQEIVTQVEGASIMIPAQQSVPVALVLNELVTNSLKHGIKTETDGEIRVSIWETAGCITIQVIDSGAETVLKQLPAGNKLGLYIVQLLICDQLGGSFSLSRQHGSTVATISFLSGGKEQTV
- a CDS encoding ANTAR domain-containing response regulator, with the translated sequence MKPLSILLAEDEVLIRVDIKEMLEKAGHIVCAECGDGMRAIELAKQTAPELVILDVMMPGLDGIETAKVMHSLNIPVVMVTAYSQPNTIKRAEAVHVYGYLIKPVSEKNLLATVQIAYGRWQDMCQVHQELQATKEQLENQKLIARARAFVQDRLNLSAQEAHNRMLREAMRHQVTVAQIARRIIDREKK
- a CDS encoding ethanolamine ammonia-lyase reactivating factor EutA, which produces MQDLISVGIDVGTTTTQLIFSRIRVQNTAAPWMIPELKITGKEVIYQSPVYFTPLLATDTIDAAGLQDMIAGEYKTAGFHKEEVSTGAVIITGETARKENAAEVALVLAEFAGDFVVATAGPDLEAVLAGCGAGAQEASKRLSGRVMNMDIGGGTSNGAVFWEGEVVDAFALDIGARLIRFDSEGRVTHIAERIKPLLAVLGVPLAFDRIPELAELRQVTDALADVFWRLQQQHPLPPETRELFIHHPHQGLAVEHMLFSGGVAEDIYDSQGPDRDKELFRFQDIGPLLGRSIRDKYWEKGTPLLEPKEKIRATVIGAGSHAFTISGSTVFLTEDLLPLKNVPIVRPFAGVEDLDGLGAAIAFQIRLYGDEQVAIAFSGPRSPSYRQIQAMAADIVEGMSLSTRPLVVIVEHDFAKALGQALRGLVQGTKKILCLDGIRVKGGDYVDIGNPVAQAVPVIVKTLIFS
- a CDS encoding ethanolamine ammonia-lyase subunit EutB, giving the protein MLLRTKLFGKTYRFKDVKEVLAKANEEKSGDQLAGIAAADMAERVAAKVVLAELTLEDLRNNPVVPYEEDEVTRVIQDAVVVEEYNKIKAMTVGDFREFILKAEGQTLQSVSSGLTAEMIAGVAKLMSNLDLVYGARKIENTATCNTTIGRKGTFSSRLQPNHATDDIEGIMASVMEGISYGIGDAVIGLNPVVDTVESISLILRKFKEFMLTWDIPTQNCVLAHVTTQMEALKQGAPMDLMFQSIAGSQKSNEAFGIHMALMDEAYQLMGQRKSSTGSNYMYFETGQGSELSSEGHHQADQVTMEARCYGFARRYKPFLVNTVVGFIGPEYLYDGKQVIRAGLEDHFMGKLSGLPMGVDVCYTNHMKADQNDLENLALLLASADCTYFMGIPGGDDVMLMYQTTSHHDVAAIREITGKGPIAEFAARMESLRIMRGNRLTERAGDPSIFMIPG